A stretch of DNA from Onychomys torridus unplaced genomic scaffold, mOncTor1.1, whole genome shotgun sequence:
atatggaatatacaaattcatagacacagaaagattagacgttatctcaggatggagaagaaaagaatatagagcaatgatttcctaagtacaggaTCTCTGTTTTATATGATGGAAaaacccacaaatggacagtagtatcaggacatgatatcatgaatgtaataaatcaatacaattaatgtaattaaagaatatcataaatatagtaaTTGAATGAATAGTGTGAATGTAATcaacacaaatgtaattaatatcatgagtgtaattcaTGAGTATTATGAGTATTAtgagtataatttaaaaattaatttaaaaaaaaaaaggaagggaacagaggaaggtacccagtgttgacctctggcctctgcaagcacatgAGAGCACATTCACCATATACGTAGACACAAACTTATTCAATGAATAAATTTGCCTACCCCACAAaccaagggagggaaggaaaggaggaagagaggagaagagtcTTTTCtctcagggactggagaggtggctctgtggttaagagcactggctgctcttccagaggccccagcttcaattcccagcacccacctggcagctcacactgtctgtcattccagttgcaggggatctgacaccctcacacagacacacattcatacaaaacaccaatgcacataaaataaagtttaaaaaaagtaaagaatcCTTTCCTCACCATCTTTCCCGTCAGTCACACTACATTGTTAATACAAactacagtggcacatgcctataagcccaagcccagccctcaggaagcagaggcaggagaaaagcCTAAATGTTGCCAGTAGGGGACCAcaggtctacacagtaagttccaggcagGCCAAGGTTACAAAACAGGATCCTCCCtctaaatagtaaataaatttgGCTCCAAtaggaaacaatttttaaaggacgtgtttagttttattgtatgtgtacttggtttgtttttagatttctttttaattttaggagGATGTGCTCAAgtgtatgtttgtacaccatgtgtgtgcagtaccagttgagttcagatcccctccAAGCTGAGTTACAGTTAcgagatacagagaaaccttgtctggaaaaaaccaaaaaataagtaaagaaagaaaagggaaggaaggaaggaaggaaggaaggaaggaaggaaggaaggaaggagggaaggatgttagttgcctggagattagaggtcatAGTCACTTACCAGAAGCAGGGCAGAGGTAgaacacgcccttaatcccatcacaaGTCAGACAGAGTCTCCGTgttttcaaggacacaggcaagcatggggacacacctttaatcctttaatcccagtatccacCCTAGAGAACTCAAGGTCcttatagacaggcagtgatgaggaagtcacgtggttgggtttagagccaatgagaaggcagaacagaggactATAAAATGACAGGACCCAGGAAGAAGGCTCTCTCTCTGGAGAAGCAACGCCAacgagtggtaagctaaaggctgtTCGCtggtgctctgatctcttggcttttgaactctgtatttggttctgtgtttcttaaaggcctgagccaccctGGCTTCTAATGGTTAACTGccccctctgatctccaggcaagctttacttttCAGAACACCAACAAAATACCACGTAAGAGCTTGACCTCTAAACTAATCAGTGTTGAAGATAGGTATTAGGAAGCTAGCCtcagcagcagtgaaggggaaagactttctgaaagtagccaggcaggggtgCTGCAGGCCCTTTTAGCccaagcactctggaagcagaggcagggggaatctctgagttttaggccagcctggtctacaagtcaagttcggagatccaggacagccagagctgttgttacacagagaaaccctgtctagaaaacaacaacaaaaaagggctCCTTAGCTCAAGGGACATGCAAGCGGCTCTCAGGATGATGGCCAAGCAGGAGCGAAGCTGGTGGAGGCTACACCCGACAGAGGACGCGCTGGCGACCATGGAGGTGAAGCAGGAGCCTCTGAGCCCCGAACCTGTGGACGCCCCAGCCTCTGCTAGCTGGAGCCGGTCCCCAGGCAAAAGGAAACACAAGTCCTCAGGGAGAAGAAGCGAGTCTCCACGGACCAAGAGAAGCCGGAGTTCCCACTACTCCTCGGTCAGAGTGAAGCAGGAACGTGAGGACCATGCACGGAGAGGTCGAGAGCATCACCAGCCCCGGAAGCCATCAGAACGGTGCCAGGGCagaactgggaagagagagcGAGACCAGCACTCCAGTGGTTCCTACCAAAGGAGGAGCTGGGATGAGAGGCCTGTCAGTGGGCAGGGTCGGGATGGAGACAGCCAGATTCTGCAggcccaggaagaagagaggaacttTCAGGATGCCAGGCGCCTCCGCCAGGAGCATCGCCAGCAGAAGGAAGGTGCTGGTGGTGAGGCTCAGGAGGTGATCCCTCGCCCTGCTGGTAACAGAAGTAAAGAGGTGCCTGTTAAAGAAAAACCAAGCCTTGAACTTTCTGGGGCACTTCTTGAGGACACCAATACCTTCCGGGGTGTGGTCATTAAGTACAACGAACCCCCAGAAGCCCGGATCCCCAAAAAACGGTGGCGTCTCTACCCCTTTAAAAATGACGACATGCTTCCGGTCATGTACATCCACAGGCAGAGTGCTTACCTTCTGGGTCGGGATCGCCTCATCGCCGACATTCCCATCGACCATCCCTCTTGCTCAAAGCAGCATGCAGTCTTCCAGTACCGGCTTGTGGAGCACAGGCGTGCCGACGGCACAGCTGGACGGACGGTGAAGCCCTACATCATTGACCTGGGCTCAAGCAATGGAACCTTCTTGAACCACGCGCGTATTGAGCCACAGAGATACTACGAACTGAAGGAAAAGGATGTCCTTAAATTTGGGTTCAGCAGCAGAGAATATGTCTTGCTCCATGAGTCTTCAGACACCTCTGaagcagacagaaaggaagaggaagaggaggaaatggtgTCTGACAGCTAGCAACTGAGAAGCTTCCCGCACTGTTAGAAACCATTGTGAGTGGAGGCCTTGGGTTGACTCTCCAGCGTGTCCTTTTACCTTAAATATTTCCTGTGTTGCTGCCCAGCTGTGTGGCCCTAGGAGAACTCTGACTTCATGTTTTGTTGAACTCGGTACTGCAGCCGCCTGACTGTGGGCGTTTGTTTGCAGAACAATCTCACCAACAACCCCATGTGGAGTTTTGGAcaaagtgtgtgtctgtggtgggcGCATTCTGAACTGGTGCACAAGGAAACTTAAGCCTTTGGAATGTgcactgtggcttgttctctttgTACAGTTTCTTGGGACCTATACAGTCGTTGAGCTTTGTGGACAAGGAGTTTTGCTTGGGGGACAAACTCTAGAACAGAGAATCTTAGTAAGCTTTGGGTGTCACCAAAACAACTTCCGACATACACCAAAGGTCAGCACATAGAAGCTGATTTGGCACTTAGTGTTTTTGGGGGGGCGGTGACAATTTGCTACATGACCCCATTATTGACTGTCGAAGCTAAACGGACActctgtgacacctgtgtagacATGAGTATGTAGGGAGGTCATGACTTCTAATAGATGCTGGTGTCCTATCAAGCACTGTGTTCTGGAGCTGCGTCCTATGAGTATTCCTGATTCCGCACGAAACACAAGACATGGCAGCTTTGATCGTCTggtctttttcttcagctttgcattttcaaatgttacctctcttttctccctttgagaATCACACTGCCTGACTTTGTAGAGGAGTTGGGTAGTTTCCACATTTCTAGGTTTCATCTTTGACTATGTGTTGGTATTTACTTCTCAAGGGTGGAAAGCAAGGGGCAGCCCAGCTTCTGAACTTCCCACCTGGGGTCTGGGTAAACAGAAAGGAGGTCATTACTTACAGTATGTGTGCTTGTAAATGGTGTTTTCCATATCTTCATACCACAGTGTTTTGTAATAGAAATAATTCCACATGATAGGCAAAGCCTGTCTGCATTTAGAGAGCAGGTTTGCATCTACATGTATTTTTGagactaaaagaaataaaatttgtaactatcaaaaaaattttatgtatatgagtgctttgtaATTTGTGCATGCCTtcgaaggccagaagaaggtgctggatgctctggagctggaattagagaCAAAGTcagtcactatgtgggtgctggcaactgaacccagcttctgtctcccaagagctgggattgaaggcgtgtgtcaccaaggcCAAGCCTGATGCCTGGTTTTATTCTCAGCCCTCCAGACGtaggaagcaggtggatctctgtgagttcagggccagtctgatctacaggcTCTAGGCCAGGCAAGAGTACTAAGGGTACTAAGggaaccctgtctcccaaaacaaaaggaaatgctGCAGAGAGGGCTCAGCTGGCTCCCTGGGGtttacataaaaagccagatgtggtggcaggcCTTTGAAATCCTAGCAGTCCTTTAGGGccttgggaggtggggacaggagaccCACTCAAGAACCCCTCTGACCTGCTAGCTGGCATGGGTACTACACGTCTGaggagcagaaacaagagaaagcatgCCTCAGGCAAGTCTAAGGCAAGGACAGTCTCCCCAAAGCTATTCTCAGGTCACACATGTGCTGGGGCgtgctcatacacacaaaaacacaatactgtaaaataaataaatctttaaaaatgaagaaagagacaaACTTTGAAGGACATtgtgatggagaaaatgaaatgatcGGGACAGCATTTACCTAGGGAGATCTACACTGAGTCGGAGAactaagaaaaaccaaaaacaaacgtGTATGAAGTGGTGCGCTCCAGAGCACATGCattttggaggccagaggatgatgtAGAGTGTCCTTGCTTAGGCACTAccgactttaaaaaaaatattgaggggttggggacttagttcagtggtagagtgcttgcctagcaagctcaaggccctgggttagttcctcagctctggagaaaaaaaaattgagacagtgtctctggcCTGGGTTCCCAAAGTAGGCTtggctggctgcccagtgagcccctgggatctgcctctctccacatccTTAGCCCTGGGATTACAATCACACACTACCAcacttgcttttattattatttagttgttgattgattaattattagtgtgtgtgtttgtgtgtgtgtgtgtgtgtgtgtgtgtgtgtgtgtgtgtgtgtgtgtgaatgagggcAGGCAACTGTGTGCCACAACgagcatgtgaaggtcagaggaccactttggggagtcagttctaTCCTCCCACcacaggtcctggggattgaagccaggtcatcagacttggggGGCAACGCTGTTGTACccagctatcttgccagcccagatTAGCACATTCTTCAGAATCAGCCTAAGGAGAAGCATTGACAAGGGGAAGAAGGCAGAGCTCACGAGAGTGACTAGAACAGGGACCTGGGGACACTCCAGCCTACTCCACCGTGCACACTTGTGAGCCCAACATTGTCCTTAATGGTCAGGAAATTTGAGTGGGAAACTTCATCTCCTGTATTCAGGTTCACTAAGAGAGCGCACAGTGAAGTAGACCCCAGCTGGAACAAAATTTGAAGAACTGATTGAACCAAGTTTCTCACTGGTTTAAGTCAGTTGGGGAGCCTTCATGTTTCAGCCACggttctctgttctttctgtctccGTAAACATCTTGTCCTAGTTCCTTTCATCCCAGATTACTGTCCACCAGTGACATCACTTCCCTCCTACAACAGACGTTCTACAGCAAaacattttgttggttttttttctatttttgagacaaggtttctctgggtagccctggctgtcctggaactccctgtctagacaaggctggccttgaactcacagagatccgcctgcctctgcctcctgagtgctgggagtaaaggtgtgcgccaccatgcctggcttacaaCAAAACTTTCTAATTGGAGGCCCttggccttgaattctttttcttccacCAAGTCACTCCACCATTTCTACAGTGTCTCCACTGTCATCACCTTGCAGAAGATGTAATACAGCTGTGGTAATGACAAACACCTGTAACGCTAACCCTTGTGAGGTTGAAGCAGGAAGGTTGTGAATCTGCGGTCAGCTGGGATACGTAGAGAAAATctcaacacacacagaaaatggagGTGGCTTAGCGGCTGAAGTGGTTAGggtgcatgcatgaggacctacATTCAGACCCACAGCGCCTGTGTAAAGGCCAGTCACTGCAACCAGCACAGGagagtgtggggggagggggaggcaatGGACACATGCCAACCATGATGACAGATAGGCtgttggctggccagcctagggTCAGTGAACACTGGGTTCAGtaagtgtagatgtaattctgagtggtctcattaaataagaaacacagagccaaaggcagagtgaaaagcccagagactgagcagcagccaagagctgagACCACCTTCTTACTCCTCACTGTCACTTTTGTCCTTCTTCTCAGAgagtgacctacttcctgtgtgtctatatttttattgactttctgttctgccttctcattggttgtaaacccaaccatatgacttcTTTGCCACTGCCTTTCTataaagacctccaggtctccaaGGTTgatacttggattaaaggtgtgtggtctccaagctggctatgtccttgaacacactgactctgcctgccatgtgataggattaagggcctgtgctaccactgccagacttctgctcaatggcttgctattagctctgacccccaggcaactttatttattaacatacaaataaaatcacatttcagcacaaattaaaatatcaccataagtgaatgtcctggttggttttgttttcagcttGATACAAGCTATTGATCTGAGAAGGGGAacctaaaatgagaaaatgtctccatcgtATTGTCTGTAGACAAGATTTAGgaagttttcttgattaatgagcGATGGGACAGGCCCAGCTGATTGTGCTGTgtcacccttgggcaggtggtcctgggtcacataagaaagcagactgagggaGCCAttgggagcaagtcagtaagcagcactcctccatgacctctgcctgcctccaggtttcttccCTGAGTTTCAGCCTTGGTTTCCCCTGATGACccataagccaagtaaaccctttcttcaccaagttgcctttggtcactgtagctggaaggtttcctGGGTCCAGCCCAGTCCCATAGCTGctcggtcccaagtaaacacaaatagccagaagtttctcctgtCTGCACAGCCAGTGGTCCAAACGAATCTCTGCTGTCCACAGTCCAtagcctcttataaaataattactcagaggcttactaTTACTTACACACTGTTTGACTGAGGCTGAGGctttttgttagctagctcttacaacttaactcaacctatTCCTATCAATCTGTTTTGCCATGTTGCCCATGGCCTTGTCGTTACCGGtttgctgacatcttgttgctccttagGTGGTGTGAGTCTCTCatcctgcctttctctttcctgcacCTCTGCTTCGATTTCCAGCCTGCTTCTGAGATGCCATGCCGCAGGCCaatgcagcttatttattaaccaatgggaacagcatattcacatcctacagaaagacatctcatagcaagtcatggtctttatcatagcaatagaaaccttagaCAGTGATAAAACCtgtcacaaaaataataaaaattaaaaaaaataagatggagccaggcgttggtggcgcagacctttgatcctagcattcgggaggcagaggaaggtggatctctgtgagtttgaggacatcctggtctacagagcaagatccagtacaggcaccaaagctacatggagaaatccagtcttgaaaacaaaacaaaaaaaaaacccgaacaaacaaagaaaaaaccacaacaacaacaaaaaagaaactagacatcaaaatattgcacaatcctgggctagagagatggctcagaagttaagagcactgcttgttcttccagaggtactgagttcaattctcagcaaccacatggtggcccacaaccacctgtaatgagatctggtgccctcttctggtgtgcaggtgtacatgcagatagagcactgtatatgtaataaataaattaaaataaataaaaaaaatagtgaacaatccaattaaaacatgggctatcccagcactcaggaggcagaggcaggcagatctctgtgagtttgacgccagcctggtctccaaagcaagttccaggaaaggtgcaaagctacacagagaaaccctgtctcgaaaaaccaaaataaataaaaataaaaataaataaaaagtgggctaaagagctaaacagagaattctcaaaagaagaatctcaaatggctgaaagacacttgaggaattgctcaacatccttagtcatcagaaaaatgcaaatcaaaatgactctgagataccatcttacacctgtcagaatggctgagatcaaaagcactgcagacagcttatgttggagaggatgtggagcaaggggaactctcctccactgttggtggaagtgtaaacttgtacaaccactgtggaaatcggtatggcagtttctcagcaaactgggaatcaatctacctcaagactcagccataccactcttgggcatatatgcaaggaatgctcaatcataccacaaatataaatgcccagctatgttcatagcagcattattcataacagccagaacctggaaacaacctagatgctcctcagctgaagaatggattaagaaaatgtggtacataaacgtaatggagtactactcagcagagcaaaacaatgacatcatgaaattttcaggcaaatggatggaacgaggaaatatcatcctgagtgaggcaactcagactcagaaggaaaaatatggtatgtactcactcataagtagatactagatacaAACCAAAGGGCAATCAGACTGCAAACCACATATCCAGGGAGGCTATTTagcaggggagaccctaggatgactgtggcttataagttttggttttgcccaatcactgggcaagctttagtgaaacatttcactgttaggataagaatttgggCTGGGCAATTGTGGCACActcctttcattccagcactggggaggcagagccaggtgatctctgtgagttcgaagccagcctgggctaccaagtgaaaaccagaaaaaccctgtctccaaaaaaaaaacaaacaaaaaaacaaacaaacaaaaaaaaaattgtaccagatcaagctgatgaaagaaaatgctggctgtaTTTTCAGGAGGaaaggctaaaatctttttagattttggattagcctatagaaaaatgtctgccatattcaaacagtgaaggggaagatgagtAGGAaactcacttacacaacttaagtaaaacttagctctctgaacagatgaagataggtttcttctgtatcccataatctaatcaatatttatacgtataattcagctatcatttggcttaaaagggcttattgggaaatgttatctcaggatggagaagaaaagaatatagagcaatgatttcctaagtacaggaTCTCTGTTTTATATGATGGAAaaacccacaaatggacagtagtatcaggacatgatatcatgaatgtaataaatcaatacaattaatgtaattaaagaatatcataaatatagtaaTTGAATGAATAGTGTGAATGTAATcaacacaaatgtaattaatatcatgagtgtaattcaTGAGTATTATGAGTATTAtgagtataatttaaaaattaaaggaagggaacagaggaaggtacccagtgttgacctctggcctctgcaagcacatgAGAGCACATTCACCATAAACGTAGACACAAACTTATTCAATGAATAAATTTGCCTACCCCACAAaccaagggagggaaggaaaggaggaagagaggagaagagtcTTTTCtctcagggactggagaggtggctctgtggttaagagcactggctgctcttccagaggccccagcttcaattcccagcacccacctggcagctcacactgtctgtaattccagttgcaggggatctgacaccctcacacagacacacattcatacaaaacaccaatgcacataaaataaagtttaaaaaaagtaaagaatcCTTTCCTCACCATCTTTCCCGTCAGTCACACTACATTGTTAATACAAactacagtggcacatgcctataagcccaagcccagccctcaggaagcagaggcaggagaaaagcCTAAATGTTGCCAGTAGGGGACAACAGGTATACACagtaagttcgaggctagccaaGGTTACAAAACAGGATCCTCCCtctaaatagtaaataaatttgGCTCCAAtaggaaacaatttttaaaggacgtgtttagttttattgtatgtgtacttggtttgtttttagatttctttttaattttaggagGATGTGCTCAAgtgtatgtttgtacaccatgtgtgtgcagtaccagttgagttcagatcccctccAAGCTGAGTTACAGTTAcgagatacagagaaaccttgtctggaaaaaaccaaaaaataagtaaagaaagaaaagggaaggaaggaaggaaggaaggaaggaaggaaggaaggaaggagggaaggatgttagttgcctggagattagaggtcatAGTCACTTAACAGAAGCAGGGCAGAGGTAgaacacgcccttaatcccatcacaaGTCAGACAGACTCTCCGTgttttcaaggacacaggcaagcatggggacacacctttaatcctttaatcccagtatccacCCTAGAGAACTCAAGGTCcttatagacaggcagtgatgaggaagtcacgtggttgggtttagagccaatgagaaggcagaacagaggactATAAaatgacaggacacaggaagaaggctcTCTCTCTGGAGAAGCAACGCCAAccagtggtaagctaaaggctattcgctGGTGCTCTGATATCTTGGGTTTTGaactctgtatttggttctgtgtttcttaaaggcctgagccaccctGGCTTCTAATGGTTAACTGgcccctctgatctccaggcaagctttacttttCAGAACACCAACAAAATACCACGTAAGAGCTTGACCTCTAAACTAATCAGTGTTGAAGACAGGTATTAGGAAGCTAGCCtcagcagcagtgaaggggaaagactttctgaaagtagccaggcaggggtgCTGCAGGCCCTTTTAGCccaagcactctggaagcagaggcaggcggaatcTCTGAGTTttatgccagcctggtctacaaatcaagttcgcagatccaggacagccagagctgttgttacacagagaaaccctgtctagaaaacaacaacaaaaaagggctCCTTAGCTCAAGGGACATGCAAGCGGCTCTCAGGATGATGGCCAAGCAGGAGCGAAGCTGGTGGAGGCTACACCCGACAGAGGACGCGCTGGCGACCCTGGAGGTGAAGCAGGAGCCTCTGAGCCCTGAACCTGTGGACGCCCCAGCCTCTGCTAGCTGGAGCCGGTCCCCAGGCAAAAGGAAACACAAGTCCTCAGGGAGAAGAAGCGAGTCTCCACGGACCAAGAGAAGCCGGAGTTCCCACTACTCCTCGGTCAGAGTGAAGCAGGAACGTGAGGACCATGCACGGAGAGGTCGAGAGCATCACCAGCCCCGGAAGCCATCAGAACGGTGCCAGGGCagaactgggaagagagagggacacCAGCACTCCAGTGGTTCCCACCAAAGGAGGAGCTGGGATGAGAGGCCTGTCAGTGGGCAGGGTCGGGATGGAGACAGCCAGGATCTACAGGcccagaaagaagagaggaactTTCAGGATGCCAGGCGCCTCTGCCAGGAGCATCGCCAGCAGAAGGAAGGTGCTGGTGGTGAGGCTCAGGAGGTGATCCCTCGCCCTGCTGGTAACAGAGGCAAAGAGGTGCCTGTTAAAGAAAAACCAAGCCTTGAACTTTCTGGGGCACTTCTTGAGGACACCAATACCTTCCGGGGTGTGGTCATTAAGTACAACGAACCCCCAGAAGCCCGGATCCCCAAAAAACGGTGGCGTCTGTACCCCTTTAAAAATGAGGACATGCTTCCGGTCATGTACATCCACAGGCAGAGTGCTTACCTTCTGGGTCGGGATCTCCTCATCGCCGACATTCCCATCGACCATCCCTCTTGCTCAAAGCAGCATGCAGTCTTCCAGTACCGGCTTGTGGAGCACAGGCGTGCCGACGGCACAGCTGGACGGACGGTGAAGCCCTACATCATTGACCTGGGCTCAAGCAATGGAACCTTCTTGAACCACGCGCGTATTGAGCCACAGAGATACTACGAACTGAAGGAAAAGGATGTCCTTAAATTTGGGTTCAGCAGCAGAGAATATGTCTTGCTCCATGAGTCTTCAGACACCTCTGaagcagacagaaaggaagaggaagaggaggaaatggtgTCTGACAGCTAGCAACTGAGAATCATCCCGCACTGTTAGAAACCATTGTGAGTGGAGGCCTTGGGTTGACTCTCGCGCGCGTCCTTTTGCCTTAAGTCTTTCCTCTGTTGCTGCCCAGCTGTGTGGCCCTAGGAGAACTCTGACTTCATGTTTTGTTGAACTCGGTACAGCAGCCGCCTGACTGTGGGCGTTTGTTTTCAGAACAATCTCACCGACAACCACTGAATGTTGAGTTTTGGActaagtgtgtgtctgtggtgggcGCCTTCCGAACTGCTGCACAAGGAAACTTAAGGCCTTGGAATGTgtactgtggcttgttctctttgTACAGTTTCTTGGGACCTATACAGTCATTGAGCTTTGTGGACAAGGAGTTTTGCTTTGGAGACAAACTCTAGAACAGAGAATCTTAGTAAGCTTTGGGTGTCACCAAAACAACCTCCGGCATACACCAAAGGTCAGCTCATAGAAGCTGATTTGGCACTtagtgttttttggggggtgacaATTTGCTACATGACCTCATTATTGACTGTCGAAGCTAAATGGAcactgtgacacctgtgtagacATGACTATGTAGGGAGGTCATGACTTCTTCCAATAGATGCTGGTGTCCTATCATGCACTGGGTTGTGGAGCTGCGTCCTGTGAGGATTCCTGATTCCCCACGAAACACAGACATGGCAGCTTTGATCATCTggtctttttcttcagctttgcattttcaaatgttacctctcttttctccctttgagaATCACACTGAATGACTTTGCAGAGGAGTTGGGTAGTTTCCACATTTCTAGGTTTCATCTTTGAGTATGTGTTTGTATTTACTTCTCAAGGGTGGAAAGCAAGGGGCATCCCAGCTTCTGAACTTCCCACCTGGGGTCTGGGTAAACAGAAAGGAGGTCATTACTTACAGTATGTGTGCTTGTAAATGGTGTGTTTCAGATCTTCATACCACAGTGTTTTGTAATAGAAATAATACCACATGATAGGCAAAGCCTGTCTGCATTTAGAGAGCAGGTTTGCATCTACGTGTATTTTTGagactaaaagaaataaaatttgtaactataaaaaaatattttatgtatatgagtgctttgtaCTTTGTGCATgccttcaaaggccagaagaaggtgctggatgccctggagctggaattagagaCAATGTCAGtcactctgtgggtgctgggaactgaacccagcttctgtctcccaagagctgggattgaaggcatgtgtcaccacggcCAAGCCTGATGCCTG
This window harbors:
- the LOC118575315 gene encoding smad nuclear interacting protein 1-like; this encodes MQAALRMMAKQERSWWRLHPTEDALATMEVKQEPLSPEPVDAPASASWSRSPGKRKHKSSGRRSESPRTKRSRSSHYSSVRVKQEREDHARRGREHHQPRKPSERCQGRTGKRERDQHSSGSYQRRSWDERPVSGQGRDGDSQILQAQEEERNFQDARRLRQEHRQQKEGAGGEAQEVIPRPAGNRSKEVPVKEKPSLELSGALLEDTNTFRGVVIKYNEPPEARIPKKRWRLYPFKNDDMLPVMYIHRQSAYLLGRDRLIADIPIDHPSCSKQHAVFQYRLVEHRRADGTAGRTVKPYIIDLGSSNGTFLNHARIEPQRYYELKEKDVLKFGFSSREYVLLHESSDTSEADRKEEEEEEMVSDS
- the LOC118575317 gene encoding smad nuclear interacting protein 1-like, with translation MQAALRMMAKQERSWWRLHPTEDALATLEVKQEPLSPEPVDAPASASWSRSPGKRKHKSSGRRSESPRTKRSRSSHYSSVRVKQEREDHARRGREHHQPRKPSERCQGRTGKREGHQHSSGSHQRRSWDERPVSGQGRDGDSQDLQAQKEERNFQDARRLCQEHRQQKEGAGGEAQEVIPRPAGNRGKEVPVKEKPSLELSGALLEDTNTFRGVVIKYNEPPEARIPKKRWRLYPFKNEDMLPVMYIHRQSAYLLGRDLLIADIPIDHPSCSKQHAVFQYRLVEHRRADGTAGRTVKPYIIDLGSSNGTFLNHARIEPQRYYELKEKDVLKFGFSSREYVLLHESSDTSEADRKEEEEEEMVSDS